Proteins from a genomic interval of Thamnophis elegans isolate rThaEle1 chromosome 2, rThaEle1.pri, whole genome shotgun sequence:
- the LOC116504862 gene encoding lysozyme C-3-like has product MKALALLFLLIAANEAKVYGRCELASLLKRNGLDGYYGYSLGNWICMAYHESRYNSRVIGPPNTDGSRDYGIFQINSRYWCDNNQGPTANGCRRPCSAFLNDDIREDIVCAKRIVRDPQKMDAWVAWRNHCKGRDLSEWTRGCRL; this is encoded by the exons ATGAAGGCCCTagcactcctcttcctcctcattgcGGCCAACGAAGCCAAAGTATATGGAAGATGTGAACTGGCTTCACTTCTGAAAAGAAATGGCTTAGATGGATATTACGGCTACAGCTTGGGCAACT GGATTTGTATGGCTTATCATGAGAGCAGATACAACAGCCGAGTTATAGGGCCACCAAACACGGATGGCAGTCGTGACTATGGGATTTTCCAGATAAACAGCCGCTATTGGTGCGACAATAACCAGGGTCCTACAGCGAATGGCTGCAGAAGGCCTTGCAGTG CTTTCTTAAATGATGACATCAGAGAAGATATTGTTTGTGCTAAGAGAATTGTCCGTGATCCCCAAAAGATGGATGCCTG GGTTGCCTGGAGGAACCACTGCAAAGGAAGAGATCTGTCAGAATGGACTCGTGGCTGCCGGCTCTGA
- the LOC116504861 gene encoding lysozyme C-3-like, with protein sequence MKALALALLFLLIAANEAKVYSKCELASALKRNGMDGYYGYKLGDWICMAYHESRYNSRAVGRPNTDGSRDYGIFQINSRWWCNNNQGRTSNGCNKPCSAFTNDDITDDIVCAKRIVRDPQRMNAWVAWRNHCRGRNLSEWTRGCRL encoded by the exons ATGAAGGCCCTAGCACTCGcacttctcttcctcctcattgCAGCCAATGAAGCCAAAGTATATAGCAAATGTGAACTGGCTTCAGCTCTGAAAAGAAATGGCATGGATGGCTATTATGGCTACAAATTGGGTGACT GGATCTGTATGGCTTATCATGAGAGCAGATACAACAGCCGAGCTGTGGGGCGACCAAACACGGATGGCAGTCGCGACTATGGGATTTTCCAGATAAACAGCCGTTGGTGGTGCAACAATAACCAGGGGCGTACATCTAACGGCTGTAATAAGCCTTGCAGTG CTTTCACAAATGATGACATCACAGATGATATTGTTTGTGCTAAGAGGATTGTCCGTGATCCCCAAAGGATGAATGCCTG GGTTGCCTGGAGGAACCACTGCAGAGGAAGAAATCTGTCAGAATGGACTCGTGGCTGCCGGCTCTGA